In the genome of Paenibacillus sp. FSL R5-0766, one region contains:
- a CDS encoding oxidoreductase: MTARRPAVAKEALSGLEGVEIDALDLADLSSVRAFAERFLASDRKIDMLILNAGIMACPETRVGPDWEAQFATNHLGHFALTNLLWPALASQGGARVISLASAGHHFSPIRWDDIQFEHGYEKFPAYGQSKTATILFSVELDRRGAEHGVRAFSVHPGGIMTPLQRHMPQEEMIALGWIDESGQVANPAFKTPEQGAATQVWAATSPQLEGKGGVYCEDCDISEMAPEDGGFYGVKKYAIDPEQATRLWELSAKLTQTDLELS; encoded by the coding sequence GTGACTGCGCGTCGTCCAGCGGTTGCGAAGGAAGCACTTTCTGGTCTGGAAGGTGTTGAAATAGATGCATTGGACCTCGCTGATTTATCCAGCGTTCGTGCTTTTGCCGAGCGGTTTCTGGCGAGTGATCGGAAGATCGACATGCTGATTCTTAATGCGGGTATCATGGCTTGTCCGGAGACGCGGGTAGGTCCTGACTGGGAAGCTCAATTTGCAACCAATCATCTGGGCCATTTTGCCCTGACTAATCTGTTATGGCCAGCACTAGCAAGTCAAGGGGGAGCACGTGTTATTTCCTTGGCATCAGCGGGACATCATTTCTCACCGATTCGTTGGGATGACATCCAATTTGAACATGGATATGAGAAATTTCCTGCCTATGGACAGTCAAAAACAGCAACAATTTTATTCAGCGTTGAGCTGGATCGTCGAGGTGCAGAGCACGGAGTACGGGCTTTCTCCGTTCATCCAGGCGGAATTATGACACCACTACAGCGTCATATGCCACAAGAGGAGATGATTGCTCTGGGCTGGATTGATGAATCTGGACAAGTGGCCAACCCTGCGTTCAAAACACCTGAGCAGGGGGCAGCGACGCAAGTCTGGGCAGCAACTTCACCTCAGCTTGAGGGAAAAGGCGGTGTCTACTGTGAGGATTGTGACATCAGTGAAATGGCTCCAGAGGATGGAGGTTTCTATGGGGTCAAGAAGTATGCTATCGACCCTGAGCAAGCTACTCGTTTATGGGAGCTATCGGCCAAGCTGACTCAAACAGACTTAGAACTCTCATAA
- the murB gene encoding UDP-N-acetylmuramate dehydrogenase, translating into MNIFEHQIPLEKVKFNEPLKNHTFIKIGGNADILIHPTTIDEITKIVEIANLHQLPLTVIGKGSNVIIKDGGIRGVTISLSHFDQIKVSEDSMIAQSGVDIIDVSRLALEHSLTGLEFACGIPGSTGGALYMNAGAYGGQIADVVERATVITKDGAVLEIPREEMKFGYRNSLFKMDHYIILEAEFGLKKGNKEDIASKMKELTFLRESKQPLEFPSCGSVFKRPEGHFAGKLIQDCNLQGTRIGGAEISMKHAGFIVNVDHATAQDYMDLIQFIQKKVYDAFQVELETEVIFLGE; encoded by the coding sequence ATGAATATTTTTGAGCATCAGATACCTTTGGAAAAAGTGAAATTCAATGAACCGCTAAAAAATCACACGTTTATTAAAATAGGTGGCAACGCAGATATTCTCATCCATCCAACAACGATAGACGAAATCACTAAAATCGTGGAAATTGCCAACTTACATCAGTTACCTCTGACGGTCATTGGAAAAGGCTCAAACGTCATTATTAAAGACGGGGGCATCCGGGGAGTAACGATTTCTCTTAGCCACTTCGATCAAATTAAAGTGAGCGAGGACAGCATGATTGCGCAAAGCGGCGTTGATATCATTGATGTATCCAGACTTGCTTTGGAGCATAGCTTGACCGGTTTGGAGTTTGCTTGCGGTATTCCCGGCAGCACGGGGGGCGCACTTTACATGAATGCCGGTGCTTATGGCGGTCAGATCGCCGATGTTGTTGAACGTGCGACTGTGATCACCAAAGACGGCGCAGTGTTGGAGATCCCGCGAGAAGAGATGAAGTTTGGTTATCGAAATAGTCTCTTCAAGATGGATCACTATATCATACTGGAGGCCGAATTCGGGCTCAAAAAAGGAAACAAGGAAGATATTGCAAGCAAAATGAAGGAATTAACGTTCCTTAGAGAATCCAAGCAGCCGCTTGAGTTCCCCTCTTGTGGAAGTGTATTTAAACGACCCGAAGGACATTTTGCCGGTAAACTGATTCAGGATTGTAACTTGCAGGGCACTCGCATCGGAGGTGCTGAAATCTCCATGAAGCATGCAGGTTTTATTGTAAATGTGGATCACGCTACTGCCCAGGATTATATGGATCTGATCCAATTTATTCAGAAGAAAGTATATGATGCGTTCCAAGTTGAATTGGAAACCGAAGTAATCTTTCTGGGAGAATAA
- a CDS encoding DUF817 domain-containing protein produces MKSLIQLLHFGYHQAMSCIFPVAIFGTLALSSVIPIPFLHRYDAILLVLLAVQYLMYRSGLETRDEIKVICVFHIIGLVLEIYKVWMGSWSYPEPAYTKILDVPLYSGFMYASVASFMCQVWRRLRMDMTGWPGFAPSMLLGAAIYINFFTHHFMPDFRWWLTALVFVVFWKTWIIYRVRATTYRMPLSLAFIIVGFFIWTAENIATFFNAWKYPDQHDAWQLVSFSKISSWFLLVIISVIIVAQLKYVKANRTADDPKSR; encoded by the coding sequence TTGAAGTCTCTAATACAACTACTTCATTTTGGCTATCATCAGGCCATGAGCTGCATATTTCCCGTAGCGATCTTTGGAACACTGGCACTGTCCAGCGTAATTCCTATTCCTTTCCTTCATCGGTATGATGCCATTCTGCTCGTATTGCTTGCAGTGCAGTACCTGATGTATCGAAGCGGCTTGGAAACCCGTGATGAAATCAAGGTCATCTGTGTATTTCACATTATTGGCCTGGTGCTGGAGATTTATAAAGTATGGATGGGATCTTGGTCTTACCCTGAGCCAGCTTACACCAAAATCCTGGATGTCCCTCTTTATAGTGGATTCATGTATGCAAGTGTAGCCAGTTTTATGTGTCAGGTGTGGCGAAGACTGCGAATGGACATGACCGGATGGCCTGGTTTTGCACCTTCGATGCTGCTGGGAGCAGCCATCTATATTAACTTTTTCACTCATCATTTTATGCCCGATTTTCGCTGGTGGCTGACGGCGCTTGTATTCGTTGTGTTCTGGAAAACCTGGATTATATACCGGGTACGAGCAACGACCTATCGAATGCCCTTATCACTTGCTTTTATCATTGTTGGTTTCTTCATTTGGACTGCTGAGAACATCGCTACATTCTTCAATGCCTGGAAATATCCTGATCAGCATGATGCCTGGCAACTGGTTAGCTTTAGCAAAATTAGTTCGTGGTTCCTGCTGGTCATCATCAGTGTCATCATCGTTGCGCAACTCAAATATGTGAAGGCCAATCGAACCGCAGATGATCCAAAGTCCAGGTAA
- a CDS encoding antibiotic biosynthesis monooxygenase: MLIQTRSIIVKKGHSDKILERFSGPTPVVDMPGLIDFSVLVNKKSTENEEVMVIIRWESEEAWKNWEKSDVHIKGHREKRAQEKPDYLISTTVNMYQVQTVKTGNGSEQGS; this comes from the coding sequence ATGTTGATTCAAACTCGAAGTATTATTGTCAAAAAGGGACATAGCGATAAGATTTTGGAACGTTTCAGTGGTCCAACTCCTGTTGTGGACATGCCCGGTCTGATTGATTTTAGTGTCCTGGTCAACAAGAAAAGTACAGAGAACGAAGAAGTGATGGTCATCATTCGCTGGGAATCGGAAGAAGCATGGAAAAACTGGGAGAAAAGTGATGTTCATATCAAAGGCCATCGTGAGAAGAGAGCACAGGAGAAACCTGATTATCTAATAAGTACAACCGTAAATATGTATCAGGTACAGACCGTGAAGACAGGTAACGGTTCCGAACAAGGGTCATAA
- a CDS encoding YojF family protein, producing MQPIKPQDIQLRINNLADQDLYVHLELTSGAYAQHMDSTKHPASAFITNAAIRYTQGSISGTGPYRVGLKTTQGWLYAEGLTHIDEQEQERLILAGHDSQGKLVVALQLSREMF from the coding sequence ATGCAACCGATTAAACCTCAAGACATTCAGCTCCGGATCAATAATCTTGCTGATCAGGACTTATACGTACATCTAGAACTTACGTCAGGTGCTTACGCACAACATATGGACAGTACAAAACATCCAGCATCGGCATTCATTACCAATGCGGCCATACGATATACGCAGGGGTCCATTTCAGGTACAGGTCCATACCGTGTTGGTCTGAAAACAACGCAGGGATGGCTTTACGCCGAAGGACTTACACATATTGATGAGCAGGAACAAGAAAGACTGATTCTCGCCGGTCACGACAGCCAAGGTAAACTAGTTGTGGCGTTACAATTAAGCCGAGAGATGTTCTGA
- the bshB2 gene encoding bacillithiol biosynthesis deacetylase BshB2 has product MNTTHNEHERILVVYPHPDDEAFSVSGTLAKYIDGGAHVTYACLTLGEMGRNMGIPPFANRVTLPGIRKQELIEASEAIGIQDLRMLGFHDKMLEFEDPQLLEDTIMSLLKELNPTLVITFYPGYSVHPDHDATGAAVIRTIAKLPGDERPMVHCVAFANNQEQYIGKPDVFVDVSEFLDRKMASIRAHRSQFQAAELVGNRELNNEEIKKRFGRETFWTYPFK; this is encoded by the coding sequence ATGAATACTACACACAACGAGCATGAGCGCATCTTGGTGGTATATCCACATCCAGATGATGAAGCTTTCTCTGTATCGGGAACGTTAGCCAAATACATAGATGGCGGTGCCCATGTAACCTATGCTTGTCTAACACTTGGCGAGATGGGGCGCAATATGGGGATTCCTCCATTTGCCAACCGAGTGACGTTGCCTGGCATCCGTAAACAGGAACTCATCGAAGCTTCTGAAGCGATTGGTATTCAGGACCTGAGAATGCTGGGTTTCCACGATAAAATGCTGGAGTTCGAAGACCCACAGTTACTGGAAGATACCATCATGTCGCTACTTAAAGAGTTGAACCCCACGCTGGTCATTACGTTCTATCCGGGGTACAGTGTTCATCCCGATCATGATGCAACGGGAGCCGCTGTTATACGTACAATCGCTAAACTTCCTGGGGATGAACGTCCGATGGTTCACTGCGTTGCGTTCGCGAATAATCAGGAACAGTACATTGGCAAACCGGATGTATTTGTTGACGTATCCGAATTTTTGGATCGGAAAATGGCGTCCATTCGTGCCCACCGTTCACAATTCCAGGCAGCAGAGCTTGTAGGAAATCGTGAGCTGAATAATGAAGAAATCAAAAAACGTTTTGGCAGAGAAACATTTTGGACCTATCCATTTAAATAA